One Brevibacillus choshinensis genomic window carries:
- a CDS encoding alpha/beta hydrolase: MNSPMVHELRRPKQIEPGQVYPALFLMHGIGSNEQNMLSLVDGLEDRFYIFSIRGHLPQPPGYAFFTIQGYGKPHREVFDLAVQNLTSFIDYAIEQYPLDRSRLYLLGFSQGAILAKTLGLTLGNRIKGIVALSGYIPGFVKEEYDKQAVDQLSVFLSHGEYDGILPYEWGVESNAFYQSLGAAVTFHTYQEGHTVSMQNQQDFTKWLLDDLQK; encoded by the coding sequence ATGAATTCACCTATGGTGCATGAGCTTCGCCGTCCCAAGCAAATCGAACCCGGTCAAGTCTACCCTGCCCTATTTTTGATGCATGGGATCGGGAGCAATGAACAAAACATGCTGTCCCTCGTCGACGGCTTGGAGGACCGCTTCTACATTTTCAGCATTCGCGGTCATTTGCCGCAGCCGCCAGGGTATGCCTTCTTTACCATTCAAGGGTATGGCAAACCGCATCGGGAAGTCTTTGATCTAGCCGTACAAAATCTGACCAGCTTTATTGACTATGCAATAGAGCAGTACCCGCTCGATCGCAGCCGCTTGTACTTGCTCGGCTTCAGCCAAGGCGCGATCCTCGCCAAGACGCTCGGCTTGACTCTGGGGAATCGCATCAAAGGAATTGTGGCCCTCAGCGGATACATTCCGGGTTTCGTCAAGGAGGAATACGACAAACAGGCTGTCGATCAGCTTTCCGTCTTTCTGTCGCATGGGGAATATGACGGCATTCTACCCTATGAATGGGGAGTTGAAAGCAACGCGTTTTACCAAAGCCTGGGCGCCGCTGTCACCTTCCATACGTATCAGGAAGGGCACACCGTTTCGATGCAAAACCAACAGGATTTTACGAAGTGGCTGCTTGATGATCTCCAAAAGTAA
- a CDS encoding 2-keto-4-pentenoate hydratase, with product MYVLDCRKLAESLRKAEEDHKAISCLTDAYPEFDIAMGYQVQRELVRLKKEQGQAILAYKMGITSQAKMKQMNVDEPIYGYVFDRMEVPDEGEVRLEEFIHPKVEAEIAFILAEDLEGPDVTMEEVLAKTEWIVPALEIIDSRFADFVFKLPDVIADNTSAAGVVFGNRRFRPDAFELDSIGVTLCTNGEQRAEGVGAAVLGNPAISVAMLANMRYSHGMGKLAKGSMILSGAMTEAVMLKKGDHVTASYAKMGEVSFQVR from the coding sequence TTGTACGTGCTTGACTGCAGAAAACTGGCAGAGTCTTTGCGGAAGGCGGAGGAAGATCACAAGGCGATCTCGTGTTTGACGGACGCTTATCCTGAGTTTGATATCGCCATGGGATATCAGGTGCAAAGAGAGCTTGTAAGACTGAAAAAGGAACAAGGGCAAGCAATCCTCGCTTATAAAATGGGGATTACGAGCCAGGCAAAAATGAAGCAGATGAATGTGGATGAGCCGATCTATGGCTATGTCTTTGACCGGATGGAGGTTCCAGATGAAGGAGAAGTAAGGCTGGAGGAATTCATTCATCCAAAGGTGGAAGCGGAAATTGCTTTCATTCTGGCAGAGGATCTGGAAGGTCCGGACGTCACCATGGAAGAAGTACTGGCAAAAACGGAATGGATCGTACCTGCTCTGGAAATCATCGACAGCCGGTTTGCCGATTTTGTATTCAAGCTGCCAGACGTCATTGCGGATAATACCTCAGCCGCAGGAGTCGTTTTCGGAAATAGAAGATTTCGTCCCGATGCATTCGAGCTCGATTCCATTGGCGTAACCTTGTGCACAAATGGCGAGCAGCGGGCAGAAGGGGTAGGCGCGGCTGTTTTAGGGAATCCGGCCATTTCGGTTGCGATGCTGGCAAATATGCGATACAGCCATGGAATGGGGAAATTGGCAAAAGGCTCGATGATCCTATCGGGAGCGATGACGGAGGCCGTCATGCTGAAAAAAGGGGATCATGTTACAGCCAGCTATGCCAAAATGGGCGAGGTTTCCTTTCAGGTTCGTTAA
- a CDS encoding carbohydrate ABC transporter permease, giving the protein MKSRSPGRIIGMGMNYFTLSVVSVIMLIPFLWMLSTSLKEPSKIFVFPPELIPSPIRLENYTEVLANTPFHLFYWNSLYIAILVTIGTVMFASIAGYAFARIPFKGRNFVFLLLLSTMMIPNEVTSIPMFLFMRALGFINTHVPLIVLPIFGAGGIFGVFVMRQFFLGIPKELEEAAMIDGCSRWRIYWSIMLPLAKPAIATLTIFTFLTSWNDFYDPLIFLNDRELMTLPLALSLFTDEAGTAWHHLMSASVMATLPLLIVFFFAQKQFIEGVSMTGMKE; this is encoded by the coding sequence ATGAAGAGTAGGAGTCCAGGAAGAATCATCGGCATGGGGATGAATTACTTCACGCTTTCAGTCGTCTCGGTCATCATGCTCATCCCGTTCCTGTGGATGCTATCCACATCGCTCAAAGAGCCGTCCAAAATCTTTGTGTTTCCCCCTGAGCTGATTCCTTCGCCAATCCGGCTGGAAAATTACACGGAGGTCTTGGCAAATACGCCGTTCCACTTGTTTTATTGGAACAGCCTGTACATCGCGATTCTCGTGACGATCGGCACGGTGATGTTCGCATCCATCGCCGGATATGCGTTTGCGAGGATTCCTTTCAAGGGGCGCAATTTCGTCTTCTTGCTCCTGCTGTCGACCATGATGATTCCGAATGAAGTGACGTCGATCCCGATGTTTTTGTTCATGCGTGCACTTGGCTTCATCAATACGCATGTGCCGCTGATTGTGCTGCCGATTTTCGGAGCGGGAGGGATCTTTGGGGTCTTCGTCATGCGGCAGTTTTTCCTCGGGATCCCCAAGGAGCTCGAGGAGGCGGCCATGATCGACGGCTGCTCCCGCTGGCGCATTTACTGGAGCATCATGCTGCCTCTGGCCAAGCCGGCGATAGCGACTCTGACCATCTTTACCTTTTTGACCAGCTGGAACGACTTCTATGATCCGCTAATCTTTTTGAATGACCGAGAGCTGATGACATTGCCGCTCGCCTTGTCTCTGTTCACGGATGAAGCGGGGACGGCCTGGCACCATCTGATGAGCGCTTCCGTGATGGCCACGCTGCCGCTGTTGATCGTATTCTTTTTTGCCCAAAAGCAATTTATCGAAGGCGTGTCGATGACCGGAATGAAGGAGTAA
- a CDS encoding helix-turn-helix domain-containing protein yields MDIGSKIRAIRKRKKRTIAQMCEATGLSKGFISNVENNNTSPSIQTLQTIASYLGVPLPYLLLEKQQHMRVVRKDSRRYSTFNQLKIEHLSSKSGLRMMVVEFPPGASMGEPHSHEGEECHFVLEGRLLAEQGEDSVMVEEGDSFSWNASVPHYVKNIGEGKAVVLIAIYSDAELHDLL; encoded by the coding sequence CTGGATATCGGATCAAAGATACGTGCGATACGTAAGAGAAAAAAACGAACCATTGCGCAGATGTGTGAAGCGACAGGACTTTCCAAAGGCTTCATCAGTAACGTGGAGAACAACAACACTTCCCCATCTATTCAAACCCTGCAAACCATTGCCAGCTATTTAGGGGTTCCCTTGCCATACCTGCTATTGGAAAAGCAGCAGCATATGCGGGTCGTCAGAAAAGATTCGAGGAGGTACAGCACCTTTAATCAATTGAAGATCGAGCATTTATCCTCCAAGAGCGGACTTCGCATGATGGTCGTGGAATTTCCGCCAGGAGCTTCCATGGGCGAGCCGCACTCCCATGAAGGGGAAGAGTGCCATTTCGTGCTGGAAGGAAGACTTCTTGCGGAACAAGGCGAGGACTCCGTTATGGTGGAGGAAGGGGACTCCTTCAGCTGGAATGCGAGTGTGCCTCACTACGTGAAAAATATTGGCGAGGGAAAAGCAGTCGTGCTGATCGCGATCTACTCGGATGCCGAGCTGCATGATTTATTGTAG
- a CDS encoding MgtC/SapB family protein, with protein sequence MEVFTEMADGHVVKNLEMYVRVIISAILGLFIGWDRSNANKPAGLKTYMYVAVACTLITLVSIYSAAKYSAPGNGTMMDPMRLAAQIVTGLGFLGAGVILKDGLKVKGLTSAAMIFLAGGIGIGIGAGFYGIVIFSVVISYVLARLSHRFEEAQQREEEGDEEGDNG encoded by the coding sequence ATGGAAGTTTTCACGGAGATGGCGGATGGACATGTCGTCAAAAATTTGGAGATGTACGTTCGCGTCATCATCAGTGCCATTCTGGGGCTGTTCATCGGCTGGGATCGGTCAAACGCAAACAAGCCGGCCGGTTTAAAAACGTACATGTATGTCGCCGTGGCCTGCACCCTGATTACATTGGTTTCGATCTACAGCGCGGCAAAGTACAGCGCGCCAGGCAATGGGACGATGATGGATCCGATGCGTTTGGCGGCACAGATCGTCACGGGGCTGGGCTTTCTCGGAGCAGGCGTCATCCTGAAGGACGGTCTAAAGGTGAAAGGACTGACCTCAGCCGCAATGATCTTCCTCGCCGGAGGGATTGGGATCGGGATTGGAGCGGGCTTTTACGGAATCGTCATCTTTTCCGTCGTCATCTCCTATGTGCTCGCAAGACTCAGTCATCGCTTTGAAGAGGCACAGCAGCGGGAGGAAGAAGGCGACGAAGAAGGTGACAATGGATAA
- a CDS encoding 2-hydroxymuconate tautomerase: MPIIQITMLEGRDQETVEQCMRNVARTVHESLGAPLSSIRVIVNEVPPNRFAVGDRLKSEM; encoded by the coding sequence ATGCCTATCATACAAATTACGATGCTGGAAGGCAGAGACCAGGAAACCGTCGAACAATGCATGCGCAATGTTGCGCGTACGGTTCATGAATCGCTGGGAGCCCCTTTGTCCAGCATTCGAGTCATCGTAAACGAGGTACCCCCCAATCGTTTTGCGGTAGGCGATCGGTTAAAAAGCGAAATGTGA
- a CDS encoding carbohydrate ABC transporter permease, giving the protein MESNLNVPLSPEQRKAKPRRNPFQKEANVAGWLFVSPMVLGFLALLLGPLLLAFYMSLTDWPLLGEPTFVGLDNYRAIFQDEEFWTVVGNTFTFAAGLVPLNIVLALGLALMLARRLPGIGIFRTAIFVPVMTSLIVWAIVWKYLFATDTGFINQILQMFGITGPSWLYNPQLAMPVVIVTSVLKNVGLNMVLFIAALQQVPVQLYEAARIDGAGKARQFILITVPMISPTIFLTTLLTIIGSLKVFGQIYVMTQGGPGNSTKVLVYYIWEKAFKNFEFGYASALAFVLFFIIFVFTLLQWQYRKRWVFHEE; this is encoded by the coding sequence ATGGAGAGCAACTTGAATGTCCCCCTCTCTCCTGAACAGAGGAAAGCAAAACCGAGAAGAAATCCGTTTCAAAAAGAGGCCAACGTGGCAGGCTGGCTGTTCGTCAGTCCCATGGTTCTCGGGTTTCTCGCATTGCTGCTCGGACCGCTCCTCCTCGCCTTTTACATGAGTCTGACGGATTGGCCATTGCTGGGGGAACCGACCTTTGTGGGTTTGGACAACTACAGAGCCATTTTTCAGGATGAGGAATTTTGGACCGTCGTCGGCAATACCTTTACGTTTGCTGCCGGACTGGTTCCGCTGAACATCGTCCTCGCTCTGGGGCTGGCACTTATGCTCGCCCGCAGGCTGCCGGGGATCGGGATCTTCCGTACGGCTATTTTCGTGCCGGTGATGACGTCTCTGATCGTCTGGGCGATTGTGTGGAAGTATTTGTTCGCGACTGACACGGGATTCATCAATCAGATCCTCCAGATGTTCGGGATCACGGGTCCTTCCTGGCTGTACAATCCGCAGCTCGCCATGCCCGTCGTCATCGTGACCAGCGTTCTGAAAAATGTGGGGTTGAACATGGTGCTGTTTATTGCCGCTCTGCAGCAGGTACCCGTGCAGCTGTATGAGGCAGCACGCATTGATGGAGCGGGCAAGGCCCGCCAATTCATTCTGATTACGGTTCCCATGATTTCCCCTACCATCTTTCTGACGACGCTGCTCACGATAATCGGCTCGCTAAAAGTGTTCGGACAGATCTACGTGATGACCCAGGGAGGTCCGGGCAACAGTACCAAGGTGCTGGTCTACTACATTTGGGAGAAGGCCTTTAAAAATTTCGAGTTTGGCTATGCATCCGCCCTCGCCTTTGTGCTGTTCTTTATCATTTTCGTCTTTACGTTGCTCCAGTGGCAGTATCGAAAGAGGTGGGTATTCCATGAAGAGTAG
- a CDS encoding saccharopine dehydrogenase family protein, with protein MKVLCLGGAGRICRESILDLVQYSSFEKITVADFNEKEGRAIVEALNDPRVDFVQINVRDHEDTVGKMKGYDIVMDGTTITLNGLSTACIAEAGCHGINLNGFGAENAYHELFQKHNKTCVPGFGMTPGVTQMMAMHAADQLDTVESVRVSHGAFRPIAFSRSITETTTYEYDPLLPGRVIYENGEFVQVPPFARPREIVLPEPYGKTVQYIIPHAETKTLATALAHKNVQLIEVRGTWPAKNMQLVRALYDWGFMRNDPITVNGKEIGILDCISEYLFHSTEGQETELYGYSLHVEVIGVKDGRRVQHVLYHTHPASDGSVEGWEKLRAYTRNVGIPMAIATELIAKGQVKKTGVLIPEEAFEPAEIFAELEKRGIFMHEEITLLDESVQAAR; from the coding sequence GTGAAAGTACTTTGCTTGGGTGGAGCCGGGAGAATTTGCAGGGAATCGATTCTCGATCTGGTGCAGTATTCCAGCTTTGAAAAGATCACGGTCGCTGATTTTAATGAAAAGGAAGGCCGAGCCATCGTGGAGGCGTTGAACGATCCACGTGTCGACTTTGTTCAGATCAACGTCCGCGACCACGAGGATACCGTGGGCAAGATGAAGGGGTACGACATCGTCATGGATGGAACGACAATCACGTTGAACGGTTTATCGACCGCGTGCATCGCGGAGGCAGGCTGCCACGGGATTAATCTGAATGGCTTTGGTGCTGAAAATGCCTACCATGAGCTGTTTCAAAAGCATAACAAGACGTGCGTTCCCGGATTTGGCATGACCCCCGGCGTCACGCAGATGATGGCCATGCACGCAGCAGATCAGCTGGATACCGTCGAGTCAGTCCGCGTCAGCCATGGCGCATTTCGCCCGATTGCTTTCTCACGCTCCATCACCGAGACGACCACGTATGAGTACGATCCCCTCTTGCCTGGCCGCGTCATCTATGAAAACGGCGAATTCGTGCAAGTCCCTCCCTTTGCGCGACCGCGAGAAATCGTTTTGCCTGAACCTTATGGAAAAACCGTCCAGTACATAATCCCCCACGCTGAAACCAAAACGCTGGCGACCGCACTCGCCCATAAAAACGTCCAGCTCATCGAGGTCCGCGGCACGTGGCCGGCGAAAAACATGCAGCTGGTCCGAGCTCTCTACGATTGGGGCTTCATGCGGAATGATCCGATTACGGTCAATGGCAAGGAAATCGGGATTCTGGATTGCATCAGCGAGTATTTATTCCACTCTACGGAAGGTCAGGAAACGGAGCTGTACGGCTATTCCTTGCACGTAGAAGTCATTGGTGTCAAAGACGGGCGGCGCGTGCAGCACGTGCTCTATCACACGCACCCTGCCTCGGATGGCTCTGTTGAAGGCTGGGAAAAGCTGCGCGCCTATACCCGCAATGTCGGAATCCCGATGGCCATCGCAACGGAATTGATCGCAAAAGGCCAGGTCAAAAAAACCGGGGTCCTCATACCCGAAGAGGCGTTTGAACCAGCAGAAATCTTCGCTGAGCTGGAGAAACGGGGAATATTCATGCACGAAGAGATTACCCTGCTCGATGAATCGGTGCAGGCTGCCAGATAG
- a CDS encoding FAD-dependent oxidoreductase has protein sequence MDRILAADVVVVGGGPAGINAALASGRMGASTILVERYGFLGGMSTAALVYPWMTFHTEKGEQVIKGIAQEIVERLQERGGSPGHLRDTVGFVHTVTPYHPEIYKLLAVEMLKEAGVKLLVHSFVDRVIAEGERIAAVQITTKSGKYEIRGNVFVDASGDADVAYLSGAPTNQGRESDGRTQPMTMKFRMRGVDLEKVKAYMLEHPEDFYHKTPFDQLRELPLTGVQGFYSQWKASGVPINRDQVLFFSGPEKDEVLINCTRVQGLDGTDVEDLTEAEEVGRRQVLMMSEFLKNEVPGFSSASISAVGTQIGIRETRRVSGEYSLTIEDVVQGRKFPDVIARSGYPVDIHDPSGKGVIAADIEGDGAYDIPYRCLLPQKIDNLLAAGRCISTTHEALATTRLTPSCMATGQAAGTAAAIAHLDGTIPRKIDVAKLQEALGRAKAVL, from the coding sequence ATGGATCGTATACTAGCTGCGGATGTCGTGGTCGTAGGCGGAGGGCCGGCAGGGATCAATGCTGCCCTGGCCAGCGGAAGAATGGGAGCCAGCACCATCCTCGTCGAGCGGTATGGATTTCTCGGCGGGATGTCTACGGCAGCACTGGTGTATCCGTGGATGACGTTTCATACGGAAAAGGGGGAGCAAGTGATCAAGGGCATTGCGCAGGAGATCGTCGAGCGCTTGCAGGAGCGGGGCGGTTCTCCGGGGCATTTGCGGGATACGGTGGGATTCGTTCATACGGTCACGCCGTACCATCCCGAAATCTACAAGCTCCTGGCTGTCGAAATGCTGAAGGAAGCAGGGGTCAAGCTGCTCGTGCACAGCTTCGTCGATCGAGTAATCGCAGAAGGAGAGAGGATCGCAGCTGTTCAGATCACGACCAAGTCCGGCAAATATGAGATTCGCGGGAACGTCTTTGTCGATGCTTCCGGCGATGCCGACGTGGCGTACTTGTCGGGCGCTCCGACGAATCAGGGCAGGGAAAGCGACGGGCGCACGCAGCCGATGACGATGAAATTTCGGATGCGCGGGGTCGATCTGGAGAAGGTCAAAGCGTACATGCTGGAGCACCCGGAAGATTTCTACCACAAGACGCCGTTTGACCAGCTTCGCGAGCTGCCTCTGACGGGGGTCCAAGGCTTTTACAGCCAATGGAAGGCGTCAGGTGTCCCCATCAACCGGGATCAGGTCCTCTTTTTCAGCGGACCGGAAAAGGATGAAGTGTTGATCAACTGCACGCGTGTACAGGGGCTGGACGGTACGGATGTGGAGGATCTCACGGAAGCGGAGGAGGTGGGGAGACGGCAGGTGTTGATGATGTCCGAATTTTTGAAAAATGAGGTTCCGGGCTTCTCCAGCGCCTCCATCTCAGCGGTCGGAACGCAGATCGGCATTCGTGAGACCCGCCGAGTCTCGGGAGAGTACAGCTTGACCATCGAGGACGTCGTGCAGGGACGCAAATTCCCGGATGTGATCGCACGCAGCGGTTACCCCGTCGATATCCACGATCCTTCCGGAAAAGGGGTCATCGCCGCCGACATTGAGGGCGACGGCGCCTACGACATCCCGTATCGCTGCCTGCTTCCCCAAAAGATCGACAATCTGCTCGCTGCGGGACGATGCATTTCGACCACGCACGAAGCGCTGGCGACAACGAGGCTCACGCCGAGCTGCATGGCTACAGGACAGGCAGCCGGCACAGCGGCAGCGATCGCGCATCTGGATGGGACGATTCCGCGAAAAATCGACGTAGCCAAGCTGCAAGAGGCTCTGGGGCGAGCCAAAGCCGTTCTCTGA
- a CDS encoding DODA-type extradiol aromatic ring-opening family dioxygenase produces the protein MIPSFFIAHGAPLLAIEDNPYTQFLGTLGRTLPRPKAIVLFSAHWESAVQRVSDVDTYETIYDFGGFPEALYRIQYPARGSQTITEDIKDLFTKQGIPFDVETKRGLDHGAWVVLRMLYPEVDVPVIAMSVNPKLTPEEQYQIGKSLAELREKDVLIIGSGGTVHNLRALKWAEDEGQVDAWALGFDEWLESRLQDWDTASLFTYESEAPYASQAVPPYGNEHFVPLFYAMGAADDGQTAKLVHRSYRYGNLSHSVWQFG, from the coding sequence ATGATACCGTCTTTTTTCATCGCGCACGGAGCACCGCTGCTCGCGATCGAGGATAATCCATACACGCAGTTTCTAGGGACATTGGGTCGTACTTTGCCAAGACCAAAAGCGATTGTCTTGTTCTCCGCTCACTGGGAATCAGCGGTGCAGCGAGTCAGTGATGTCGATACGTATGAGACCATTTACGATTTTGGCGGTTTTCCCGAAGCCTTGTATCGAATCCAATATCCAGCACGAGGTAGCCAGACCATCACCGAGGACATCAAAGACTTGTTCACGAAGCAGGGAATCCCGTTTGATGTGGAAACCAAACGAGGCCTGGATCATGGAGCTTGGGTTGTCCTCAGGATGCTATATCCCGAGGTAGACGTACCGGTCATTGCCATGTCAGTCAATCCGAAGCTCACCCCCGAGGAGCAGTATCAAATCGGGAAGTCGCTTGCAGAGTTGAGGGAGAAAGATGTCCTGATCATCGGCAGTGGAGGGACTGTCCATAATCTCAGGGCTTTAAAGTGGGCAGAGGATGAGGGCCAAGTCGATGCATGGGCGCTAGGGTTTGATGAATGGCTGGAAAGCCGTTTGCAGGATTGGGATACAGCGTCGCTCTTTACGTACGAGTCAGAAGCTCCCTATGCTAGTCAGGCTGTGCCACCCTATGGCAACGAGCACTTCGTCCCCCTTTTCTATGCGATGGGGGCCGCAGATGACGGGCAGACAGCAAAACTGGTGCACCGCAGCTACCGATATGGCAACCTGAGCCACAGCGTCTGGCAGTTCGGATGA
- a CDS encoding DUF4127 family protein, with translation MKKLRVVISAVAMAALLTGILPFGQMNTVQAKSSPKPIARIALVPLDDRPVNTYFPLMTSRAGGIETIMPDEDMLGHFTTPGDGEEIGDWLLDQADDVEGSVISVSMLAYGGLVASRTPEQSYEDALSNIKAIKRLKAKEPNKPIYVFDTIQRLAVTATDPETLKYYDQIREWAILYDEVHNLGMTEKEDRLQELEELIPEAVLQDYLDARERNHRINSLLIDWVKDGTIDYLVLAQDDAAPHGLHRAEREALVEKAEDLGVEDRTAIFPGADEVGTVLVSRLSLDTLRIHPKVAVDYSGMDGSDWTAPFEDTTFDESVDKHIVAAGGKPVRDADDADLILMVNTPPAAGESKADRREALDDFVDAINEHLEDGKRVAVTDVTITNKADPDLIERLQDEVKLPKLLAYTGWGTAGNNMGSALGQALSRTAFLEKGNQFGVPLTVDAAEAHVNLLLSSFANDHNYRNDVMAEARRLVKELGGNEWGLGDDFEEVNDFVVEELSPAVEDWYENYFANQSLDIGKRGSHTFTGKIESLEDVDIVLPWERLFEVFIGPEVKIERE, from the coding sequence ATGAAAAAGCTGAGAGTTGTGATTTCCGCTGTCGCGATGGCAGCGCTGCTGACAGGCATCCTGCCATTTGGTCAAATGAACACAGTCCAAGCAAAATCGTCGCCAAAGCCTATAGCCCGCATCGCCTTGGTTCCGCTGGATGATCGCCCGGTGAATACGTACTTTCCGCTCATGACCTCGCGAGCAGGAGGAATCGAAACGATCATGCCGGACGAAGACATGCTGGGCCACTTCACGACCCCAGGGGATGGCGAGGAGATCGGGGACTGGCTGCTCGATCAAGCGGATGACGTGGAAGGTTCAGTCATTTCCGTCAGCATGCTTGCCTATGGGGGGCTTGTGGCTTCTCGCACTCCCGAGCAGTCCTACGAGGATGCGCTGTCGAACATCAAGGCCATCAAGCGTTTGAAAGCGAAGGAACCGAACAAGCCCATCTATGTGTTCGATACGATCCAGAGGCTGGCAGTCACCGCTACCGATCCAGAGACGCTGAAATATTACGATCAGATCAGGGAGTGGGCGATTCTTTATGATGAGGTGCACAATTTGGGGATGACGGAAAAAGAGGACCGCCTGCAAGAGCTGGAGGAGCTCATTCCCGAAGCCGTGCTGCAGGATTACCTGGATGCTCGCGAGCGCAATCACAGGATCAATTCCTTGCTGATCGACTGGGTCAAAGACGGGACCATCGACTACCTCGTGCTCGCTCAGGACGATGCGGCGCCGCATGGGCTGCATCGGGCAGAACGGGAAGCGCTGGTGGAAAAAGCAGAGGACCTGGGTGTCGAGGACCGCACCGCCATATTCCCGGGAGCTGATGAGGTCGGTACGGTACTGGTCAGTCGTCTGTCGCTAGACACGCTCCGCATTCATCCCAAGGTGGCGGTGGACTACTCGGGCATGGATGGCAGCGATTGGACGGCGCCTTTTGAAGATACGACGTTTGACGAGAGCGTAGACAAGCATATTGTCGCAGCGGGGGGGAAACCGGTGCGGGATGCCGACGATGCCGACCTCATCCTGATGGTGAATACGCCACCTGCAGCAGGGGAGAGCAAGGCTGACAGAAGAGAGGCGCTGGACGATTTCGTCGATGCCATCAATGAGCATCTAGAGGATGGCAAGCGGGTAGCTGTGACGGATGTGACGATCACCAACAAAGCAGATCCAGATTTGATCGAACGTTTGCAGGACGAAGTGAAGCTTCCGAAATTGCTTGCTTATACCGGATGGGGGACAGCGGGGAACAATATGGGCAGTGCATTGGGCCAGGCCCTTTCACGCACGGCTTTTCTGGAAAAGGGAAATCAATTCGGGGTGCCGCTGACGGTCGATGCGGCAGAAGCGCACGTCAATCTTCTCCTCTCCTCGTTTGCCAATGACCACAACTATCGCAATGATGTCATGGCAGAAGCCAGGCGGTTGGTGAAAGAGCTTGGCGGCAATGAATGGGGATTGGGCGACGATTTTGAGGAAGTCAACGATTTCGTGGTAGAGGAGCTCTCTCCAGCAGTGGAAGACTGGTATGAAAACTACTTCGCCAACCAATCGCTCGACATCGGCAAGCGAGGCAGCCACACCTTTACAGGGAAAATCGAAAGCTTGGAAGACGTAGACATCGTGCTGCCTTGGGAACGGCTGTTTGAAGTGTTCATTGGCCCGGAAGTGAAGATCGAACGGGAATAG